A region from the Niabella agricola genome encodes:
- a CDS encoding SRPBCC family protein, producing MIIEKSILINAGRERVWAVLTAPALMLQWMGEAEMKLEVVTQWKVGLPLVIKGVHHLPFENKGIVLAVDTGRRLQYSQISSLSRLEEKEVNYSVFEFLLTSDGTQTRLSLTIKGFPTDTIYKHLAFYWNATVFKIKQVAENEVS from the coding sequence ATGATTATAGAAAAAAGCATACTTATAAACGCCGGCCGGGAACGGGTGTGGGCGGTGCTTACAGCACCCGCACTGATGTTGCAATGGATGGGCGAAGCGGAAATGAAACTGGAGGTAGTTACTCAATGGAAGGTTGGGCTACCATTGGTCATAAAGGGAGTGCATCATCTGCCGTTTGAAAATAAAGGCATTGTTCTGGCCGTTGATACCGGTCGGCGGTTGCAATACAGCCAGATCAGTTCGCTGTCGCGGCTTGAAGAAAAAGAGGTTAATTATTCGGTATTTGAATTTTTGTTAACTTCTGATGGTACACAAACCCGGTTATCGCTTACCATTAAAGGATTCCCCACGGATACGATCTACAAACACCTGGCTTTTTACTGGAATGCAACAGTATTCAAAATAAAGCAGGTGGCCGAAAACGAAGTATCCTGA